A stretch of the Flavobacterium sp. 5 genome encodes the following:
- a CDS encoding bile acid:sodium symporter family protein, protein MKKLLEVLSKAGFDGFLLMIATMILMAYFLPEPGMIKEPVSLEEIANIGVSLIFLFYGLRLSVEKLKTGLANWKMHIVVQLTTFLLFPLIVLAIRPLFINTDFELLWLGIFFLAALPSTVSSSVVMISIAKGNIPAAIFNASISSLIGVLVTPLWVGLFIASATGDFDITDIVIKLILQVLLPVIIGISLNSRFGAIAEKYKKQLKYFDQAIILTIIYTSFCKSFSEHLFEGFSAVELAGLATGMMTLFFVVFFCVGLLSRLFGFSDEDRITVLFCGSKKSLVHGTVMSKVLFQHSTITGIILLPLMLYHALQLIAASIIAQSMARRKEV, encoded by the coding sequence TTGAAAAAGTTATTAGAAGTATTAAGTAAAGCAGGTTTCGACGGTTTCCTGTTAATGATAGCCACCATGATTCTGATGGCTTATTTTTTGCCGGAGCCAGGGATGATTAAAGAACCTGTTTCGTTGGAGGAGATTGCCAATATAGGTGTTTCGTTGATTTTCTTATTTTATGGCTTGCGCCTGAGTGTTGAGAAACTAAAAACTGGGCTTGCCAACTGGAAAATGCACATTGTCGTCCAGTTGACAACCTTTTTGCTTTTTCCGCTCATCGTTTTAGCAATACGCCCCTTATTTATCAACACCGACTTCGAGTTGCTTTGGTTGGGTATATTTTTTCTGGCAGCTTTACCATCCACAGTTTCTTCTTCCGTGGTAATGATTTCCATCGCCAAGGGCAACATTCCCGCAGCTATTTTCAATGCGAGTATTTCTAGTTTGATAGGAGTATTGGTTACGCCGCTCTGGGTCGGGCTGTTCATAGCTTCTGCAACAGGCGATTTTGATATCACTGATATCGTCATAAAGTTGATTCTTCAAGTCTTGTTACCTGTCATTATCGGTATCAGTCTCAACTCCCGTTTTGGCGCCATTGCCGAAAAATATAAGAAACAGCTCAAATATTTTGATCAGGCAATCATCCTTACCATCATTTACACGTCGTTTTGTAAGTCATTCTCCGAACATCTTTTTGAAGGCTTCAGCGCCGTTGAACTTGCTGGACTTGCCACAGGGATGATGACCTTGTTTTTTGTCGTATTCTTTTGTGTTGGACTACTCAGTCGGTTGTTTGGCTTTTCAGATGAAGATCGTATTACTGTCTTATTTTGCGGATCTAAAAAATCATTGGTACACGGCACTGTCATGTCAAAAGTGCTCTTTCAACACAGTACCATCACCGGCATCATATTATTACCACTCATGCTTTACCATGCCTTACAACTGATTGCCGCCAGCATCATCGCTCAGAGTATGGCTCGCCGAAAGGAAGTATAA
- a CDS encoding Lrp/AsnC family transcriptional regulator: MEQIDDIDLQLLNILHDNSKYTVKELAKMVNLSASPVFERIKRLEKSGYIKKYIALLDAEKLNRGFIVFCNIKLKQHDKNIGNQFVNDIMKIEEIVECYNIAGDYDFLMKVSAKDMKHYQDFVFNKLGAVKSIGSTHSTFVMAEIKNMYG; encoded by the coding sequence ATGGAGCAGATAGACGATATTGATCTTCAGTTATTAAATATACTTCACGATAATTCTAAATATACTGTAAAGGAGCTTGCCAAGATGGTAAATCTTTCTGCATCTCCTGTTTTTGAGCGTATAAAAAGATTAGAGAAAAGCGGTTATATTAAAAAATATATAGCCCTGCTGGATGCTGAAAAACTAAACAGGGGATTCATCGTTTTCTGTAATATCAAGCTTAAACAGCACGATAAAAATATCGGGAATCAGTTTGTTAATGATATTATGAAAATAGAAGAAATTGTGGAATGCTATAATATAGCAGGAGATTACGATTTTTTGATGAAAGTCTCTGCCAAAGATATGAAGCATTATCAGGATTTTGTCTTTAATAAATTAGGGGCAGTTAAAAGCATAGGCAGCACCCATAGTACATTTGTAATGGCGGAGATAAAAAACATGTATGGATAG
- a CDS encoding serine hydrolase — translation MKKFLLLAVVTFITSCSNDDSKPSPDKKALAQQKLEAALSNFPGLSLSVKTPSQSYTLVVGNAVINEKPMATSALHYMQSISKTFTAVAVLKLKQEGKINLDAKVNTYLPDICNKLPNGNIITVRQLLNMTSGLPDYLDSEEFLNDLVAGPLPMTSEQVLSYVYDQPAKFAPGESFGYCNINYHLLAIIIDSVTPNGHRRYITDKIINGIGLSNTYYIAGSASTAAPQGTTANYLEIDGTFTDVSELQLGTVLTFIGDDGIVASVQDIAGFYYKLLHDKTVLSPISLEEMKVAVNYQGTPIYGLGLHFYKSNGGLQAIGHEGSGAGAGAYAFYFPSKNTSVVLCTNTGTFTDTIKEEQLLALWEQIIGILLE, via the coding sequence ATGAAAAAGTTTTTATTACTAGCTGTTGTTACTTTTATCACCTCATGTAGCAATGACGATTCCAAACCCTCACCTGATAAAAAAGCGCTGGCACAGCAAAAACTTGAAGCAGCTTTGTCCAACTTCCCTGGACTAAGCCTTAGTGTAAAAACACCTTCCCAGAGTTATACCCTAGTTGTAGGAAACGCGGTAATTAATGAAAAGCCAATGGCTACTTCTGCTCTTCACTATATGCAGAGTATTTCAAAAACCTTTACCGCAGTTGCTGTACTCAAACTGAAACAGGAGGGCAAAATCAATCTCGATGCCAAAGTAAATACGTATCTTCCTGATATTTGTAATAAGCTGCCAAACGGAAATATCATTACGGTAAGGCAACTGCTTAATATGACATCAGGCCTTCCTGATTATTTAGATAGCGAAGAGTTTTTAAATGATCTTGTTGCAGGGCCACTGCCTATGACGAGCGAACAGGTATTGAGCTATGTATATGATCAACCCGCAAAATTTGCACCCGGCGAGTCATTTGGTTATTGCAATATAAATTATCACTTGCTGGCAATTATTATTGATAGTGTCACTCCAAACGGACATCGAAGGTATATTACCGACAAAATAATTAACGGCATTGGACTTTCCAACACCTATTATATCGCGGGCTCGGCAAGCACTGCTGCTCCACAAGGCACAACGGCTAACTATCTAGAAATAGACGGCACTTTTACCGATGTGAGCGAATTGCAGTTGGGTACAGTACTTACCTTCATTGGTGATGACGGTATTGTTGCTTCTGTTCAGGATATAGCTGGGTTTTACTACAAGCTGCTCCATGATAAAACAGTACTATCACCCATATCGCTGGAAGAAATGAAGGTTGCCGTTAATTATCAGGGTACGCCCATATATGGTTTAGGACTGCATTTTTATAAATCCAATGGTGGCCTGCAGGCAATCGGCCACGAGGGTAGTGGAGCCGGAGCCGGAGCCTATGCTTTTTATTTTCCTTCTAAAAATACCAGCGTCGTCCTGTGTACAAACACGGGAACGTTTACCGATACTATAAAAGAGGAACAGTTACTTGCATTGTGGGAGCAAATTATAGGTATATTACTTGAGTAG
- a CDS encoding type II secretion system protein GspD: MLKQVFYVLAALLFSHNITAQQDINELSRKFDELSLQKKGLNETIKIDVSGLTLHDFISSIAEEHQLNIDVDADLNQPVASNFFDVTVKDVFIHLVQKYDLEVSFMNNIIIFKKRKIVVIVEKKLAKIIDVNYNSQNDFLSIKIENDTLSAVAKAIIDKSGKNLLLAQEIKNIRISSYILNRPFDQVIEMMTKSNDLSAIKDENGIYFIQKNTAANVNNAITNQKTKQPKASLGVPGFYEIDTNKNGFLHVNAYIADASDLLTEAAEKLHINYFLYNKPENEKTTLSADNITFDELLENIFKGKKYTYKKQDNLYLIGEEATEGLRVTEMIPLENRSIETVISTLPKVFTEKLEIKEFTELNALIVSGSKSTLNELKMYIKQIDKVVPMVQIEVIIVQYNKSYDIQTGLKAGLDKLNTVQTTGVTYPNADVSLNGSSINSLIDAFNGFGLFKLGKVTSSFYLNLKLLESNSALKIESTPKIATISGHEAKLSIGETSYYFEQNNRLINNNIGSDILNSGTWKSTDANLTVSIKPYVSTDENVTLTIAVEKSSFLARAGEDAPPGKATQKFESLVRVKNGEMILLGGLDELKKENSGTGTPIISRIPIIKWFFSSRKKAKSDSKLHIFIKPTVIY, translated from the coding sequence ATGCTTAAACAAGTTTTTTACGTACTAGCTGCGTTGCTTTTTTCACATAATATTACAGCTCAGCAAGATATAAATGAATTAAGCAGAAAATTTGACGAATTGTCATTACAAAAAAAAGGGCTAAATGAAACCATCAAAATTGATGTTTCAGGACTAACTTTACACGATTTTATTTCTTCAATAGCTGAAGAACATCAACTAAACATAGATGTTGATGCCGATCTTAATCAGCCAGTAGCGAGTAACTTCTTTGATGTTACGGTAAAAGATGTCTTTATACATCTCGTTCAAAAATATGATTTAGAAGTTTCTTTTATGAATAATATCATTATTTTTAAAAAAAGAAAAATTGTAGTTATTGTCGAAAAAAAACTCGCTAAAATTATTGATGTAAATTACAATTCTCAAAATGATTTTTTATCAATAAAAATAGAAAATGATACTTTATCTGCAGTTGCAAAAGCAATTATCGATAAATCAGGTAAAAACTTACTATTGGCACAAGAAATAAAAAATATTCGAATTTCTTCTTATATTTTAAATCGACCATTTGATCAGGTGATTGAAATGATGACTAAATCAAATGATTTATCAGCAATCAAAGATGAAAACGGTATTTATTTTATACAAAAAAATACAGCAGCTAATGTAAACAATGCAATTACCAATCAAAAAACAAAACAACCTAAAGCAAGCCTTGGGGTACCTGGTTTCTATGAAATTGACACGAACAAGAATGGTTTTTTACATGTAAATGCTTATATCGCAGATGCCTCTGATTTATTAACTGAAGCAGCTGAAAAACTACACATCAATTATTTTCTATACAATAAACCTGAAAATGAAAAAACAACACTTTCAGCAGATAATATTACTTTTGATGAACTATTAGAAAATATTTTTAAAGGAAAAAAATACACCTACAAAAAACAAGATAATCTATATTTAATTGGTGAAGAAGCTACCGAAGGACTAAGAGTAACCGAAATGATTCCTTTAGAAAACAGGTCTATAGAAACAGTAATCAGTACGCTACCAAAAGTATTCACAGAAAAATTAGAAATAAAAGAATTTACAGAATTAAACGCATTAATCGTTTCGGGTTCCAAATCTACACTCAACGAATTAAAAATGTACATCAAGCAAATTGACAAAGTTGTACCAATGGTGCAAATTGAAGTCATTATTGTACAGTATAATAAGTCGTATGATATACAAACAGGTTTGAAAGCTGGTTTGGACAAACTAAATACAGTCCAAACTACTGGTGTTACATATCCTAATGCTGATGTTTCTTTAAACGGATCTTCCATAAATAGTTTAATAGATGCTTTTAATGGTTTTGGTCTTTTTAAATTAGGGAAAGTAACTTCCTCTTTTTACCTTAACCTAAAATTACTCGAAAGCAATTCAGCTTTAAAAATAGAATCAACACCAAAAATTGCAACTATTAGTGGACATGAAGCAAAGTTATCCATTGGCGAAACTAGTTATTATTTTGAACAAAATAACCGGTTAATAAACAATAATATTGGAAGTGATATTTTAAACTCAGGAACTTGGAAATCTACCGATGCAAATTTAACAGTATCCATTAAACCATATGTATCTACAGACGAAAACGTAACATTAACCATTGCTGTAGAAAAGAGTTCTTTCTTAGCTAGAGCTGGTGAAGATGCACCTCCTGGAAAAGCCACTCAAAAATTTGAATCTTTAGTAAGAGTTAAAAATGGAGAAATGATTTTATTAGGTGGTTTAGATGAATTAAAAAAAGAAAACTCAGGTACAGGAACACCAATAATATCAAGAATTCCAATAATAAAATGGTTTTTTAGTAGTAGAAAAAAAGCCAAAAGTGATTCTAAACTTCATATCTTTATCAAACCAACAGTAATTTATTAA
- a CDS encoding GspE/PulE family protein, which yields MHQDIIIPSELQHTVTNDLANQYRILPKLMFENTLELYVDDSNNSEDTKDELELFLGKNIIFHPTNAIEIEKALSIYYRKERATSSNKSLNVDKGDFLENLLSEAKSLKCSDIHFEVYEDSSRIRFRIDGQLLERYKIERDNYLELVNKVKIKAKLNITEKRLPQDGRITNQSFDIRVSILPTLFGEKIVMRLLGQDASNIDLNTLGLQKEELESYLEAVKKPNGIILISGPTGSGKTTTLYATLRLLNDNRRNIVTVEDPIEYTLKGINQVQLKEDIGLTFSSALKSFLRQDPDVIMLGEIRDSETALMAIRASLTGHLVLSTIHTNSAIGTISRLIDMGVPSYLIAETLNVSVAQRLVRKLCNNCKKETMCNPKDFPLNFKFPYEISTYFKPVGCNKCFHTGYKGRTAIYEIINIDNVIAEAIKNNTITKLYNNDKNYKSLPEKAFEILALGETSLEEIYSILINI from the coding sequence ATGCATCAAGATATCATAATTCCTTCTGAACTTCAACATACTGTCACTAATGACCTGGCTAATCAATATCGAATATTGCCTAAGCTAATGTTTGAAAACACCTTAGAACTATATGTTGATGATTCTAATAACAGCGAAGATACTAAAGATGAATTAGAACTTTTTTTAGGAAAAAATATTATTTTTCATCCAACAAATGCAATAGAAATTGAAAAAGCATTGTCTATTTATTATCGAAAAGAAAGAGCTACAAGCTCAAATAAATCATTAAATGTAGACAAAGGTGATTTTCTTGAAAATTTATTAAGCGAAGCAAAATCATTAAAATGCAGTGATATTCATTTTGAAGTTTATGAAGACTCTTCACGAATCCGATTTAGGATAGATGGTCAATTACTTGAACGATATAAAATAGAACGAGATAATTATCTTGAATTAGTCAATAAGGTAAAAATCAAAGCCAAATTAAATATTACAGAAAAAAGACTTCCGCAAGACGGAAGAATAACGAACCAATCTTTTGATATAAGAGTTTCCATTCTGCCTACTTTATTTGGAGAAAAAATTGTAATGCGTTTATTAGGTCAGGATGCATCCAATATAGATCTAAACACTTTAGGGCTTCAAAAAGAAGAACTGGAGAGTTATTTAGAAGCAGTAAAAAAACCCAACGGAATAATACTAATCAGCGGACCTACTGGTTCTGGAAAAACTACTACACTATACGCAACTTTAAGATTGTTAAATGACAACCGAAGAAATATTGTAACAGTTGAAGATCCAATTGAATATACTTTAAAGGGAATTAACCAAGTACAACTAAAGGAAGATATTGGACTTACTTTTTCATCGGCTCTAAAATCTTTTTTACGTCAAGATCCTGATGTTATTATGCTTGGGGAAATTCGTGATTCTGAAACGGCTTTAATGGCAATTAGAGCATCATTAACAGGACACCTGGTATTATCAACTATACATACTAATTCGGCAATTGGAACTATTTCGAGATTAATTGATATGGGAGTTCCCTCCTATTTAATTGCTGAGACTTTAAATGTATCTGTAGCACAACGACTGGTAAGAAAGCTATGTAATAATTGCAAAAAAGAAACCATGTGCAATCCTAAAGACTTTCCTTTAAATTTTAAATTTCCATATGAAATCTCCACTTATTTTAAACCAGTTGGATGCAATAAATGTTTTCATACTGGATATAAAGGCAGAACTGCAATCTACGAAATCATAAATATTGACAATGTAATTGCTGAAGCAATTAAAAATAATACTATCACAAAACTATATAATAATGATAAAAACTATAAATCACTGCCCGAAAAAGCATTTGAGATTTTAGCCCTAGGAGAAACTTCTCTGGAGGAAATATATTCAATTTTAATAAACATATAA
- a CDS encoding type IV pilin protein, producing MLAKIEKYLQKSKKATVKAYSLTEILIVLCIIGILLLMVLPNQTSVIGQAKAIEAQAMLNQVYGLEKSYFYRHSKYSNNLEEIGFEQEKTVDEGGQAVYKIEILEASNDSFSARATATSDLDSDGSFNTWEIDSKKLLTEVTKE from the coding sequence ATGTTAGCTAAGATTGAAAAATACTTGCAAAAAAGTAAAAAAGCTACAGTTAAAGCCTATTCTTTAACAGAAATTTTAATAGTACTATGTATCATAGGAATATTACTATTAATGGTGTTACCTAATCAAACTTCAGTGATTGGGCAAGCAAAAGCTATCGAAGCACAAGCCATGTTAAATCAAGTTTATGGTCTAGAAAAAAGTTATTTTTACAGACATTCTAAATACTCAAATAATTTGGAAGAGATTGGTTTTGAGCAAGAAAAAACAGTTGATGAAGGTGGACAAGCCGTTTATAAAATTGAAATTCTTGAAGCTTCAAATGATTCCTTTTCTGCTAGAGCAACAGCAACATCTGATTTAGATAGTGATGGAAGTTTCAATACTTGGGAAATTGACAGCAAAAAATTATTAACAGAAGTAACTAAGGAATAA
- a CDS encoding type II secretion system F family protein: protein MSLDLSTYKTPKPEKKDFKIETGSFQLAKKLSDKKKEIFYRELGMLLKSGVDFKKALEILSNQSSNKFEKEIILQIKEKVVEGRSIYESMRESNQFSAYEYYSIQIGEETRKLEEVLGELQKYFNRKIQMKRQIISVMTYPTIVMLVTILVLYFMLNKVVPMFSSVFKQFGSELPKSTQIILKISNHSGILFSVVIGFIVGLLVIHALLKEKESYRAFTTQMVLKIPYFGNLIRKIYISRFCQAMNLLITSKTTLINSLSLTAKMISFYPIEVAIYQIKEDITRGASLNESLKKHNVFENKMVSMVEVAEQVNQLETMFERLTEQYNEEISHQTKMIGVILEPMIIIVIGAIVGVIMVSMYAPMFDLSKIINK, encoded by the coding sequence ATGAGTCTTGATTTAAGTACATACAAAACACCAAAGCCTGAGAAAAAAGATTTCAAAATTGAAACTGGCTCTTTTCAATTGGCAAAAAAGCTTTCTGATAAAAAAAAGGAAATTTTTTACAGAGAGTTAGGCATGCTTTTAAAATCTGGTGTTGATTTTAAAAAAGCGTTAGAAATCCTGAGTAATCAATCCAGTAATAAATTTGAGAAAGAAATTATTCTTCAAATCAAAGAAAAAGTAGTTGAAGGTAGAAGTATATATGAATCGATGCGGGAAAGTAATCAATTTTCGGCTTATGAGTATTACAGCATTCAAATTGGTGAAGAAACAAGGAAATTAGAAGAAGTATTGGGAGAATTACAAAAGTATTTCAATCGAAAAATTCAGATGAAAAGGCAAATTATTTCGGTAATGACCTACCCTACTATCGTCATGTTAGTCACAATATTGGTTCTTTATTTTATGCTGAACAAAGTAGTTCCTATGTTTAGCTCAGTCTTTAAACAATTTGGAAGTGAATTACCAAAGAGTACACAAATCATTTTAAAAATATCAAATCATTCGGGAATATTGTTTTCTGTTGTAATTGGATTTATAGTTGGCTTGCTAGTAATTCATGCCTTATTAAAAGAAAAAGAAAGTTATCGCGCATTTACAACTCAAATGGTTTTAAAAATACCGTATTTCGGAAACCTGATTCGCAAAATTTATATTTCCCGTTTTTGTCAAGCGATGAATTTATTAATAACATCAAAAACCACACTTATCAATTCATTGTCTCTAACGGCCAAAATGATAAGCTTTTACCCAATTGAAGTTGCTATTTATCAAATAAAAGAAGATATTACAAGAGGAGCTTCATTAAATGAAAGTTTAAAAAAACACAATGTGTTTGAAAATAAAATGGTTTCTATGGTTGAAGTGGCCGAGCAAGTAAATCAACTTGAAACCATGTTTGAAAGATTAACAGAACAATATAACGAAGAAATAAGTCATCAAACCAAAATGATTGGTGTCATTTTAGAACCTATGATTATTATTGTAATAGGCGCAATTGTGGGGGTAATAATGGTTTCCATGTATGCCCCAATGTTTGATTTGAGTAAAATTATAAATAAATAG
- a CDS encoding type II secretion system protein J: protein MFKIRHNSSISVPAFSIIEAVVGMAITAIIMGILFVIFAIITGRMLDFKSQNQLVNDLNRLTYSINKDIFEKEKMTVSENEIYFNGYTGEKVSYQFSEDYILRNSENFIDTFRIKLNKMVIDTVKSKSEQFVFQKIKLNIESNENELDLRFYKRVYPNELLQTIKK, encoded by the coding sequence ATGTTCAAAATAAGGCACAATAGCTCTATATCAGTTCCTGCATTTTCTATTATAGAAGCTGTTGTAGGAATGGCAATAACCGCTATTATTATGGGGATATTGTTTGTTATTTTTGCGATTATTACGGGACGGATGTTAGATTTTAAAAGTCAAAATCAATTGGTTAATGATTTAAATCGGTTAACCTACAGCATAAACAAAGATATTTTCGAAAAAGAAAAAATGACCGTATCAGAAAATGAAATCTATTTTAATGGCTATACAGGAGAAAAAGTTTCTTATCAGTTTTCCGAAGATTATATTTTAAGAAATAGTGAAAATTTTATTGATACATTCCGAATCAAGTTAAACAAAATGGTGATAGACACGGTCAAAAGTAAATCGGAACAATTTGTTTTTCAAAAGATAAAATTAAATATAGAATCGAACGAAAATGAATTGGATTTACGATTTTACAAAAGAGTATATCCAAATGAATTATTACAAACCATAAAGAAATAA
- a CDS encoding toxin-antitoxin system YwqK family antitoxin: protein MKKIILPRFIMFFLAFILISFTDPYAIKRISDKDFRYEFYTTNKKINTKENKTYYWFKGGLIHSSQAGMTGELLHDKFTKMYHSNQLAEQGIFKNGLKVGIWKTWHPNGILSSKQIWKSGLRSGKYFRYDESGMLVENGKFSSDLKTGKWTNTETKEITTYRKGIIVKKKPNYSKSEEYLLKQEGIKLEKNELNQKELEITSDALKLASYKAKAKEEKEIAREKAKKEKETEDLAKKAAREKLKETKKQSKNEPKKVSKIKTFFKNLFKKKSKMAK from the coding sequence TTGAAAAAAATTATTTTGCCACGCTTTATCATGTTCTTTTTAGCCTTTATTTTAATCTCTTTTACAGATCCTTATGCCATAAAAAGAATTTCTGACAAAGATTTCAGATATGAATTTTACACTACAAATAAAAAAATAAATACGAAAGAAAACAAAACCTATTATTGGTTCAAAGGAGGATTAATTCATAGTTCTCAGGCAGGAATGACTGGTGAATTACTTCATGACAAGTTTACCAAAATGTATCATAGCAATCAACTGGCGGAGCAAGGCATTTTTAAAAACGGTCTTAAAGTGGGCATATGGAAAACTTGGCATCCTAACGGCATTTTGTCTTCTAAACAAATCTGGAAAAGTGGTTTGCGCTCAGGAAAATATTTCAGATATGATGAAAGTGGCATGTTAGTAGAAAATGGAAAATTCAGTTCGGATCTCAAAACTGGAAAATGGACTAATACTGAAACTAAAGAAATTACTACATATAGAAAAGGTATCATAGTAAAGAAAAAACCAAATTATTCAAAATCTGAGGAATATTTACTAAAACAAGAAGGCATTAAATTAGAGAAAAACGAATTAAACCAAAAAGAATTAGAAATAACTTCTGATGCACTTAAGCTTGCCAGTTACAAGGCCAAAGCAAAAGAAGAAAAAGAAATCGCTAGAGAAAAAGCTAAAAAGGAAAAAGAAACAGAAGATTTAGCAAAAAAAGCAGCAAGAGAAAAACTAAAAGAAACTAAGAAACAATCCAAAAATGAACCCAAAAAAGTCTCAAAAATAAAGACTTTCTTCAAAAACCTTTTTAAGAAAAAAAGCAAAATGGCTAAGTAA
- a CDS encoding DUF4372 domain-containing protein translates to MNVSDVLNYIPKAELEKLSLEYKVDYHVKKLDGQTMFQLLLFSMLNAQDKIACE, encoded by the coding sequence ATGAACGTTTCAGATGTTTTAAATTACATTCCTAAAGCTGAATTAGAAAAATTATCATTAGAATACAAAGTTGACTATCACGTAAAGAAACTAGATGGACAAACTATGTTTCAATTATTACTATTTTCAATGCTTAACGCGCAAGACAAAATAGCTTGCGAGTAA